From the Candidatus Obscuribacterales bacterium genome, the window GCTAGCCTTCGTTCGGAGAGAAGAATCTAGCGTCACCCTACGCGATGCCAGCGGGAGACTCACACACATCTCCCAGAACAGCAGGTAGGACAACACCGACCTTCATTGTACGAGGTGATGCACCTGTGCGGGAGCAGCCTGGCAGTCATGACATGATCCAACTGCTCTTTTAACCTGGCCAAGCCTGAAGAAACCGTTGCGATCTTGGGTTAGACAGTCCGAAATCTTTTAAGCTCAAAGTAGATGCGCCACTGCCCAGCGGTTGATGTATTGGCAGCCCTATCGACAGCATGGGTGAAACCATATGGTCTGGGGTTGTGCTATTCATACGGACATTTTTTACAGTTATGCAAACGGCTCCCAATTCTGCTCAGGTATCTGAGACCTTACGAACCGACCAGCCCCGCACCATTGTGCTGGATGTTGGCGGCATGAAATGTGCGGGCTGTGTGCGGGCGGTGGAACACCAGCTCCAGCAGTGCGACGGAGTCGTGAGCGCTACGGTGAACTTGGTCACCGAAACAGCACTGGTGGAATGTGATGGGGCGGTTTTGGAGCAAACTCTTGCTACGCAGCTCACCGAGGCGGGCTTTCCCAGCCATGTGCGCCAAGCTGCTGATCCTGGGCCATCGCTGGAGTCTCCCGACACCGCCGAGAGCGATCGCTCCTCCTGGCAGTTGGCGATCGCCACAATCTTACTGTTGCTGTCTACCCTAGGACACCTTGATCATCTAGGGTTCCCTAGCATACCGGGGCTCAGCAGCATCGGCTTTCACGGGGGATTGGCGACCTTAGCCCTGCTTGGCCCTGGGCGACCGATCTTGGTGGACGGCTGGCGAGGACTGCGGCGATGGATGCCCAACATGAACACCCTGGTGGGCTTAGGCACGGTCACCGCCTACAGCACCAGTGTGTTGGCCCTCCTGCTGCCCCAACTGGGCTGGGAATGCTTTTTTGATGAGCCCGTGATGCTGGTGGGCTTTATTGTCCTGGGACGCACCTTAGAGCAGCGAGCCCGGCAACGGGCGGCCAAGGCATTTCACGCCTTATTAGCCCTGCGTCCAACGGTGGCAAGGCTAGTGGTCGATCGCTCCGATCTAGAGCGATCGCTCACCGCTGACCACCAGGAGATTCCCGCTGAGCAGGTGCAGGTGGGGCAATGGCTGCAGGTGCTGCCGGGAGACAAGCTACCGGTGGATGGGGAGGTGATTCTAGGGCAAACCACGGTGAATGAGTCCATGCTCACCGGAGAGGCAATGCCGGTGGTTAAGCGTCCGGGGGATCGCGTCGTGGCCGGGAGCTTCAACCAATCAGGGGCGATCGCCATTCAGGCCACCCGCATTGGCAAAGACACCACCCTGGCGCAGATTATTCAGCTCGTCGAAACCGCTCAAACCCGTAAAGCGCCGATTCAGCGCTTGGCCGACACAGTGGCGGGCTACTTCACCTACGGCATCATGGCGATCGCTAGCCTGACCTTCCTCTTTTGGTATGGCTTGGGCACCCGCCTCTGGCCCATGGTCTTACAGGGTTCAGACCATATGATGCAGCATGGGCTAGCCGCCATGATCACGCCCACCGCAGCCTCCCCCCTCTTGCTAAGCCTCAAACTGGCGATCGCAGTCTTGGTGATTGCCTGCCCCTGTGCCCTAGGTCTAGCCACCCCCACAGCTCTGCTTGTGGGATCGGGGATGGGGGCAGAGCGCGGCTTATTACTGCGAGGGGGCGATGTGCTGGAAAAGGTGCATCAGCTCACCACCCTGGTATTTGATAAAACCGGCACCTTGACCACCGGGCATCCCACCGTCACCGACTGCCTTCCCCAAACCACCGAGATCACCGGCGAGCAACTACTTCAGCTCGCCGCCACCGTGGAAGCAGGCACCCGTCATCCCCTGGCTGTGGCGATCTGCGAGGCGGCCGATGCCCAGGCGCTATCGCGATTAACCGTCCAAGACGTACAAACCTACCCCGGCTCCGGCGTGGTGGCTCGTTTCGGCGATCAGGTCGTGCGCCTAGGCACTGCGGACTGGTTCAGCGAAGAACGGGTGGCGATCGCCCCTAACACCCAGCAGGTTGCCGACCAGCTTGCCCGTCAAGGTAAAACC encodes:
- a CDS encoding heavy metal translocating P-type ATPase; the protein is MQTAPNSAQVSETLRTDQPRTIVLDVGGMKCAGCVRAVEHQLQQCDGVVSATVNLVTETALVECDGAVLEQTLATQLTEAGFPSHVRQAADPGPSLESPDTAESDRSSWQLAIATILLLLSTLGHLDHLGFPSIPGLSSIGFHGGLATLALLGPGRPILVDGWRGLRRWMPNMNTLVGLGTVTAYSTSVLALLLPQLGWECFFDEPVMLVGFIVLGRTLEQRARQRAAKAFHALLALRPTVARLVVDRSDLERSLTADHQEIPAEQVQVGQWLQVLPGDKLPVDGEVILGQTTVNESMLTGEAMPVVKRPGDRVVAGSFNQSGAIAIQATRIGKDTTLAQIIQLVETAQTRKAPIQRLADTVAGYFTYGIMAIASLTFLFWYGLGTRLWPMVLQGSDHMMQHGLAAMITPTAASPLLLSLKLAIAVLVIACPCALGLATPTALLVGSGMGAERGLLLRGGDVLEKVHQLTTLVFDKTGTLTTGHPTVTDCLPQTTEITGEQLLQLAATVEAGTRHPLAVAICEAADAQALSRLTVQDVQTYPGSGVVARFGDQVVRLGTADWFSEERVAIAPNTQQVADQLARQGKTIVYVALDQTTVGLIAIADELRSDARATLDRLRQMGLTVMMITGDRALSAQVMAEQLALEPHQVLAGVRPDAKADAIAQLQATGQRVAMVGDGINDAPSLAQADIGISLHSGTEVAIETADIILMRDRLMDVVESIRLSQATFNTIRQNLGWALAYNLIGIPLAMGVLLPGFGILLSPPTAGALMAFSSITVVSNSLLLYRHSTID